In Papaver somniferum cultivar HN1 chromosome 1, ASM357369v1, whole genome shotgun sequence, a genomic segment contains:
- the LOC113338833 gene encoding uncharacterized protein LOC113338833, which translates to MSGLTTTEKRLINDNSLCWVTINGKGYYVGKYYESKKKDKQRMKELLQAVRKLGLEGDPGGNAGKSAKNVNARQTSIRRPFWTNLFGLIFWLSAGIVGKARVAEQTYDKGGKLTAQFSRLPSSYCGKFFKYGPFSFWLSLGLEKISS; encoded by the exons ATGTCAGGTTTAACAACGACTGAAAAGcgattgataaatgataatagtcTTTGCTGGGTGACAATAAATGGCAAA GGCTATTATGTTGGGAAGTACTATGAAAGCAAGAAGAAAGACAAACAACGTATGAAAGAACTGTTACAGGCAGTtcgaaaactag gtctGGAGGGAGATCCCGGAGGAAATGCTGGTAAAAGCGCCAAAAATGTAAATGCAAGACAAACATCTATACGAAGGCCATTTTGGACCAATTTATTTGGCCTTATTTTCTGGCTCAGCGCTGGCATTGTCGGGAAGGCAAGAGTGGCGGAGCAAACCTATGACAAAGGTGGGAAACTGACCGCCCAGTTCAGCAGGCTCCCAAGTTCATATTGTGGTAAATTTTTTAAATATGGACCTTTTAGCTTTTGGTTGTCTCTGggtttggaaaaaatttcttccTAG